A stretch of DNA from Opisthocomus hoazin isolate bOpiHoa1 chromosome 15, bOpiHoa1.hap1, whole genome shotgun sequence:
GACATTTGACATGGTGATTCAAGTCTTTCACTGGCATTTAGTTTTGAACAGACAGAAAATACTGGTGCTGCAAGtttaaagatgaaaacaaaatttctACACGCTAGATGTTTATTGTTCTCTTTATTTAGCACATTGGTCAAAACTAAAATTTGATAAGTGAATTATGCTTAGGTCAGATAAGGTTCTAAAGGGTGTCCTATTCACCCTCTTTTTTTACTCTCATTCTTGCTGGAAATATGGTGCTTGGGAGTCCAAGGAACAATGATAGGTAGGGAGATCGTTTCCCATTAGAGGAAGTAATTTTCAATTTGATAAACAAGTTGAAGATGttcttgctatttttctttttctgtgggtGACAGCACTGGAATCTTTGATATGAGAGTATGTACAGAAACACATCTGTTAGCATTGGAAGACAGAAAATTGATCATCAGTGCTGGTCCTGTTTCATGTGGAGGTGTTTCATTCATCTTTGTTTTTACTGGTGTTTAGGTTCACCTTGTTTGTGGAAAGAGCAATAAATTGGCTTATGTGTCTGAGCCGAGTACTTGTGTTTATTTTCTGACATTTGAGACTCCTCTTGTGTGCCATCCCCACTCTCTTTTAGGTAAGATTTAGAAAATCATTTGTGTATGGAGCAGCTGGCATATTACGCCAACCTCGAAGTGTAAATTTTTAGGTTCTCTGAGTTTGTAACTTGATATAAATGAGTATTAAATGTAACATGTAATGCAAAAGTGTATTTTAATTCCCAATCATTATAACACATAGATACTTCTCACATAAATTGTCATTGCTAGTATAGACCCAGTgagtgatttttggttttttcttggACTGGTTGCAGGAATCAACCCTGTAGTATCTGCTCATTTAGTTACATTACAAAAATTGAGAGCTCGGTTAGAATTacattcagcaaagaaatttgaaGCCTTGTAGCTGGAAATAGAGAAAAATTTTTGGTCGGTGGCATTTTCCAGAACATTTAAATGTGTGAAGCAGAATTTAAGTTCAAGCCCAACTCTTTAAAGCAGCAGAGACTATGTACTGTATAGAAACATTGTGTTCTTAAAACAAAACGAATACACTTGCATGCTACTAGAGGAGCATTTAACTAATGCAGGGACAGCACTGTTGGGTTTTACCTGGTTTCACTTCCATTTTTCAGTTTATCCAACTCTGACTGAAGCGCTACAAAGGAAGTGGGATGAAGCAGAGCAGCTTCTGTATGATGAACTAATAACTGACCAGGTCTGTTAATTTCTTCCAACTCTATTTGGTAAAGAACAATTACTGTCAAGTAGCCAAACCTGGCCAGTGCAGCTTTTGGAATGGATGCATTTATTCTGCAATTTTTGTGCTCTGTAACTGCTATATCAACTGGTAATGTTTTATACAGTGAAACTTGGGGAATTGGAATGGCCAGTGCAAATTACAAGCAGAGATGAGAGTCGGGTGGATTGATCTGTTGTCTTTTGGAAACTTTTTTAGGGATACAAAAAAGGACTGAAAGAGATTTTTGAGGAAGCGGGACTTctaaaagcaacagaagaaaaggaagttgagaaacagaataagaaaataaGTCTGGAATTTGAAACAGTGGAGAAGTGCAGTAAGGTATAGAGCGTAATATTTAAAATGTGGAATTAAATTGCAACCTTTTTACTGTATGATTGTATCAGTGTGACAGCATTATGTAAATACTCTTTGGATTCAGCTGAAATCTGTTCGTGAGATTATCTTTTCTGGTTTCAATACGTAGCAGTCTGCATACAGAGTGTTCTGAAATCTTTATTCTAGCCCTTATGTCAAAACCAAACCAGCACAACTGAATGCCCAGTAAGAAGACGGGGGTGTATGTAGGAATTAGTGTAGGCGCTTGGGTTATGAACACCTTGTAAGTACTCTTTCTGGGGAATATCGGTCTGGAAATAGGAAAGAAGTACTAGTGAAAATAAATGTGTAACCAGCCTTGGGAATGTTGATGCTTGTCTCTGTGGTTAATTACCCAGACTTGTGTCAGAATGCGTTGGCTGTGACACAAGCAAAAGGCAGTATGATCTATGCTGTGTCCATTTCTGAATGACTTTCACGTGCGTGAACAGTCCTCCTGCAAAAGAATTGAAATGGGGAAAATAGAGGTAGAAGGTGTGCTCAGCCTAAAAGAGTGCAAGCTGAACATCAAAAAAAGGGCACGGAAGGGACTTAATTCACTATAGTACGGAGAAGAAGCTGCTGttgtcattttatttaaaaatgtagctAAGACAAAACATCCATGTAGTAATTCCTGAATATAAGCAAATAAACTGTTGTTAATCTGAATATACTTATATAAAGATCACCATTTTGATGTGGTACTGTTAGGAGTTGGAatactcacctttttttttttttttagtagttaaCAGTACAGTATTTAATAATTCGTACTTCTGTTTCTGGGTTCATCGTAGCTGAATTGACATAACGTTGGCTATTTTGGTAACCACAGAATCTGAAATAGTTAGTCTTTTGCTCTTGATTCATGTAAAAACCAAAATGCTATAAAAAATTGGGCCTTTCTTAGAGATTTCAGATGTGTGATTTGAGTCTCAGAAGTACTAAGCAATCCCTGGCTCTGTAAGTTAACAGAAACAGCTAGAAGTGAGAACATGAAATTGCTAGGTCAAGATTGAGGAGGTGACAAATTTCCAGACTGTAGCGTTatgacataaaataaaataaggacGTTCCTGTAGCAAACTTAAGAGTGCAACTTTGTGCTATGATGAAATGCTAGTTAGAAGATAGTTTCAAACTAGTTACAGAAAGTAGTCCTAATTTTTACTCTCAGGCTTGGAAAAAGCTGGCTTGTGTTTTGGCAACATAGAAATATATATCTCTATAAAATTTGCACCTTGTTCTTGGAATAAGCAGTTTAAGATCTTTTACGTCAAAAGCTGTGCAAAGACCCATTATTCTTTATAAGCTCCCATTTTATGTATGCATTTGGAGAGTGGGAGAgccatttgaaatgtattttctttcttaggAATACAAGCAActttctaaagaaataaaaaatcttaaAGATTTATTGAGTCAGCACGGTATTGTGTACAAAGGAAGTTCTGGTGAGTTTTTTGCTattattctttttcattattgTCTATTCAGAATGTGAATACCTGAATGTTGTTTTTGGTTACAGCAAGGATTAAATCTGTCATATATGGAGGTAAAATTCAGTAGACAAAGTTTTTAGTAAGTACTTACGTCTGCGCAAGAGGAATTATTTTGCTCCCCAAAAATCTGTTGATGACTAGAACTTTTAGCTTTATAGAAAAATGTTGACTGCTGTTGTAATTGAAGTTTGTCTCCAGTACTTaaaagtgccaaaaaaaaaaaggaatttggtgTTACAGCATTCATAGCACATAACCATCTTTCAGGTAACTCCACTTTCTGCATAGTCAGCCACAAGGCCTGACTTCAAGAACATTTCAAACGTTCTCTGTCTGTTTGAATTGTTTTTATCCtttcttaggttttttttttcccccctcgttGATTTCTGTTAGTACCATCTCACATGCAGTTTTTAGAAGAAAAGACCATTTGGTACTGGCTATGAAGAAGCAAGGCTTATCTGAATTAATTCCAGACaagttgatttttgttttgttgttgtggtggtggtggtttttttgtgttttttttttttttttttattcctgcccCCCCATTCCTTCCAGTCCATCGTGCCCATTATTATATGAACTATTTGTCTACGGAGGATTTAATTTCCCTGAATATATATTTACATCTTTTATGTTCAGATttgagacctcaggaaaacaatgaAGCTTTGAGCTAATTAATTTAGTGTAAAATTAATGACatacttaattttttctttttgttttgagaaactttcttctctattttttttaaattggtgaCTTTTCTAGGGAAAATTCATTATATAGAATTTTGTAAAACGTTTAATCCCTGTTTAAACTATTAACTATGTAACTTGCACAGTATTTCTGCCTGTTTAGTAGTTCATTTAATTATTGCAGATTAGAACTGTATAATCGAAAGCTGAATTCAGAGCTTACTCTAGATGACttatttcaaaactttttagTGAATTCTGTGACAAAAATGTTTTGGTGGTTAAAAGCAGAATGAACTGATGTCTTAAACTAAATACTGCAGCTGAAAATACCGGTGTTGAACATGTGAGTCACGAACTGGCAACTGCAGTGACAACTGTTCTTAATGGGTCAAAGGATGATGAGTACCTGCATGGCGATACAGGAATTTGGAATGACACTGTATGAAGAAATTTGGGTGGTAAACAGCAAGTTCACACGGAATGTCAAGCAAGCTGAATGTGTATTGTGGCACGAAGATGATTTACCTTCTGCGAGTATTCCTGACTTTCTGAATTTCTGCCCTAAAACAAAGGGAACATAATGGAGCAAGGGCTTACCATTACTGAGAACAGTTGGCTAGTTTCTGAGAACATTTGTAAAACTTATTTGCTAAGGCCAGTAGTGGGCATAGGTTTACAGATTCTGTGTCTCAGGTCCCAGCTTTGTCATTTTCTTTGATCAAGCATGGTAACAGGTGGTGTAAATGCAAAATAGTTCCAAGACAGTGCTGCAATCTGTTGTATGAAAGGTAGCAAGTACAATACTTCATCCGTATGCTAAAATATTTTTGGTGTGGACTTCAgccaaaaaagaaatgttttccgcCAAAGCAGTGCAGAATGCACCACTCCACCCGCCCATGTTCAGAGGTTGGTGTCATCGTTGTATAGCAGGTGGATAACATGAAAGCTGTTCAGGATCTGATGGGAAAAGGCGCTATGAAAACACCAAACTGTTGTAAAAGAATAGTTAAGGGAATACACGGCAATTCTCTGTATGCAATATGGAATAAAATGCACTCTTCCAACACAAGCTGCGCACGCATTACTGTAGAAGTCGGCGGAGGGCGCCGTCGCCAGTCGTTTCGCTTCCTCCGGCTGCCAGCTTCGTGAGCCTGCCGGGCGGGCAGCGCAGGCGCCCCCAGGCCATTGTCGTTCCGGCCGCCGGCTCCTGGGCAGCGGCCGAGCGCCCTTCCCGCGGCAGCGCGCGCAGCAGCCTCACCTTCCCGCCTCCTGGAACCTGCTAGACCCCGCTGTCTCCGCGCACCCGCGCTTCCGCTTCCGGGCGGCGCGGGAGGAGCCGGGCGGGGCGGTGCCGGGATGAGCTGGGCGCTGGGCCGCTGCCGGTGAgtggcgggcgcggggccgcggatGCTGGCCGCGCGCCCCGCGCGTCTGACGCGACTGTCTTTGCAGGGCGTGGCGCCCGCTGCGCTTGCCTGGTCCCcggcgggggctggggctggggcggcggcggggcccggcgggcgcggACCCGGAGGGCGGGGGGGCCATCCCCTTCTCCGCCAGCAAGGCCAGCCCGCGGGTGTGGAGCGTCAGCCGGTCGATGGGGAGCGACCACGAGAGGCCTTGGGTGAAGGTGCTGCCCCTCAGCCTGCTATGCGCTGGGCTGCTGCTCTGGTGCGTGTTCAGGGAAGGAACGGAGATTGATGAGCGACTGGAAGCGGTTTTCTCCGGTCAGACCGTGGACCCTTTAGATGTGACCCAAAAAAGCAGCGCTCCCTCTCAGCCGCAGGAGGAGAAGTGAGGACGGGAGTGCAGCTGCAGGGAAGGAGCTGCCGACAGTTTGCTGGTATTCCCCTGCTTGAAAGCCGTACTGACACCTTAATGCGAGAACTTGTTTTTCCAGCCTGTCGGCAGCCGTATTTTACAAGCTTGATTCCTTCATGTATCGTGCTGCTTTCTGTGGTGGTCTTAGCTTAATAATTTACCCTGGTAGCGCAAGGGGTAGTTCCTGCATTGCATCGTAGGGATGGACAGGATGTACTGCAAATGAACTAGCATTTGAACATACTTTTTGTACAAGCCATCTCTCTTCCACAGATCTTTTTTCTTAGGTGCATAGTG
This window harbors:
- the GNPTG gene encoding N-acetylglucosamine-1-phosphotransferase subunit gamma, with the translated sequence MAAGRLLLAALGAALGLCASAGKMKIVEEPNTFGLNNPFLPQTNRLQPKMSPSAVSGPAHLFRLAGKCFSSVESTYKYEFCPFHNVTQHEQTFRWNAYSGILGIWHEWEIDNNTFVGMWMREGDSCETRSRQTKVHLVCGKSNKLAYVSEPSTCVYFLTFETPLVCHPHSLLVYPTLTEALQRKWDEAEQLLYDELITDQGYKKGLKEIFEEAGLLKATEEKEVEKQNKKISLEFETVEKCSKEYKQLSKEIKNLKDLLSQHGIVYKGSSAENTGVEHVSHELATAVTTVLNGSKDDEYLHGDTGIWNDTV